A window of the Vibrio pomeroyi genome harbors these coding sequences:
- the xerC gene encoding tyrosine recombinase XerC, with the protein MSLEPKIPLPNSLQKPLSRFYEYLRSEKGLSLHTQRNYRQQLETMAAHLVTLGLKDWDQVDAAWVRQLASKGMREGMKASSIATRLSSLRSFFDFLVLRGEMTANPAKGVSAPRKQRPLPKNLDVDEVGQLLDVNEDDPLSIRDRAMMEVMYGAGLRLAELVGINLKDVLGRQGEIRVIGKGDKERKAPFSGLAKEWVDKWLKVRGELASPGETALFVSKLGTRISHRSVQKRMEEWGKKQAVASHISPHKLRHSFATHVLESSQNLRAVQELLGHENISTTQVYTHLDFQHLAQAYDQAHPRARKKNKD; encoded by the coding sequence ATGAGCCTAGAGCCCAAAATACCTCTTCCTAACAGTCTTCAAAAGCCACTTTCTCGCTTCTATGAATATCTCAGAAGCGAGAAGGGACTCAGCCTACACACCCAACGTAATTACCGACAACAACTTGAAACTATGGCCGCTCATTTAGTCACTCTTGGACTAAAAGACTGGGACCAAGTCGATGCTGCGTGGGTAAGACAACTTGCCAGTAAAGGCATGCGTGAGGGGATGAAAGCGAGCAGCATTGCAACGCGTTTGTCTTCACTACGCAGCTTCTTTGATTTCCTTGTTTTGCGTGGCGAAATGACCGCCAACCCAGCCAAAGGGGTCTCGGCACCTCGAAAACAACGTCCTCTGCCTAAAAACCTCGATGTCGATGAAGTGGGTCAACTGCTTGATGTGAATGAGGACGATCCACTGTCGATTCGTGACCGAGCGATGATGGAAGTGATGTACGGCGCAGGTTTGCGACTGGCAGAGCTGGTTGGCATCAACCTTAAAGATGTGTTGGGGCGTCAAGGCGAGATCCGAGTGATTGGTAAGGGCGACAAAGAACGCAAGGCGCCGTTTTCTGGTTTAGCCAAAGAATGGGTCGATAAATGGCTCAAGGTTCGTGGTGAATTGGCTTCGCCGGGAGAAACTGCACTGTTTGTTTCTAAACTAGGGACGCGTATCTCTCATCGTAGTGTGCAAAAGCGTATGGAAGAGTGGGGTAAGAAGCAGGCTGTGGCGAGCCATATTAGTCCGCACAAACTGCGTCACTCTTTTGCCACGCATGTACTCGAGTCGAGCCAAAACCTTCGTGCTGTTCAAGAGTTATTAGGGCACGAAAACATCTCGACCACGCAAGTGTATACCCACTTGGATTTCCAGCACTTAGCGCAAGCTTATGATCAGGCTCATCCAAGAGCTCGTAAGAAGAACAAAGATTAG
- the cyaY gene encoding iron donor protein CyaY, with translation MNETEFHQLVDIQMQNIEEAIDESEADIDYEVTGNVMTLEFENRSQIIINRQEPMKEIWLASKSGGFHFKLIDDKWTCSKTGMELFEMVKEECVKHAGEEIDWV, from the coding sequence ATGAACGAGACTGAATTTCATCAGCTGGTCGATATACAGATGCAAAACATCGAAGAAGCTATCGATGAATCAGAGGCAGATATTGATTACGAAGTGACTGGTAACGTGATGACGCTGGAGTTTGAGAACCGCAGCCAAATCATCATTAACCGCCAAGAACCAATGAAAGAAATCTGGTTGGCGTCTAAATCTGGTGGCTTCCACTTTAAATTAATCGACGACAAGTGGACATGTTCTAAGACGGGCATGGAGCTGTTTGAGATGGTGAAAGAAGAATGCGTGAAGCACGCAGGTGAAGAGATCGATTGGGTCTAA
- the lysA gene encoding diaminopimelate decarboxylase, producing the protein MDYFNYQEDGQLWAEDVALSQLAEQYGTPLYVYSRATLERHWNAFDSSVGEHPHLVCYAVKANSNLGVLNTLARLGSGFDIVSGGELERVVAAGGDPAKVVFSGVGKTAAEMKRALELNIKCFNVESEPELERLNKVAGELGVKAPISLRINPDVDANTHPYISTGLRDNKFGIAFDRAPAVYAFAQTLDNLSIHGIDCHIGSQLTDIEPFIDATDRLLALIDQLRANGINIKHLDVGGGLGVVYRDELPPQPSDYAKALLARLDNHSDLELIFEPGRAIAANAGVLLTKVEFLKPTEHKNFAIIDAAMNDLMRPALYQAWQDIVPVSPRQGEAVTYDLVGPICETGDFLGKDRDLVLEEGDLLAVRSAGAYGFAMSSNYNTRSRAAEVMVDGDKTHLVRQREELTSLWELENILPE; encoded by the coding sequence TTGGATTACTTCAACTATCAGGAAGATGGCCAGCTTTGGGCTGAGGACGTCGCACTTTCACAACTAGCAGAGCAATATGGTACACCGCTGTATGTATATTCTCGTGCAACATTAGAACGCCACTGGAATGCGTTTGATTCATCGGTTGGTGAGCATCCACACTTGGTGTGTTATGCCGTTAAAGCTAACTCGAACCTTGGCGTATTGAACACTTTGGCTCGTTTGGGCTCAGGCTTTGACATCGTTTCTGGCGGTGAGTTAGAGCGTGTGGTTGCTGCAGGTGGCGATCCGGCGAAAGTTGTGTTCTCTGGTGTCGGCAAAACAGCCGCTGAAATGAAGCGTGCGCTTGAGTTGAACATTAAGTGTTTCAACGTAGAGTCTGAACCAGAACTAGAGCGACTGAATAAAGTGGCTGGTGAGCTTGGTGTTAAAGCGCCGATTTCACTGCGTATCAACCCAGATGTTGATGCAAACACTCACCCTTACATTTCTACAGGTCTGCGTGATAACAAATTTGGTATTGCCTTCGACCGTGCTCCAGCTGTTTATGCGTTTGCACAAACACTCGATAACTTGTCTATCCACGGTATTGATTGCCACATCGGTTCTCAGCTAACGGATATCGAACCTTTCATCGATGCAACTGATCGTCTGCTTGCTCTTATCGACCAACTGCGTGCTAACGGTATCAACATCAAACACCTTGATGTTGGTGGTGGCTTAGGTGTGGTTTATCGTGATGAATTACCACCACAGCCTTCTGACTACGCGAAAGCCCTATTGGCTCGCCTAGACAATCATTCTGATCTAGAGCTGATTTTCGAGCCTGGAAGAGCGATTGCTGCTAACGCTGGTGTATTATTAACGAAAGTCGAGTTCCTGAAGCCAACGGAGCATAAGAACTTTGCCATCATCGATGCCGCGATGAACGACCTAATGCGTCCAGCGCTTTACCAAGCTTGGCAAGATATTGTTCCAGTAAGCCCACGTCAGGGTGAAGCGGTGACTTACGATTTGGTTGGCCCTATCTGTGAGACAGGTGACTTCCTAGGTAAAGATCGTGACCTAGTTCTTGAAGAAGGCGATTTACTGGCAGTTCGTTCTGCGGGTGCTTATGGCTTTGCGATGTCATCTAACTACAACACTCGTTCGCGTGCGGCTGAAGTGATGGTGGATGGCGATAAAACTCACTTGGTTCGTCAGCGTGAAGAGCTTACGAGTCTGTGGGAACTTGAAAACATTCTTCCGGAGTAA
- the dapF gene encoding diaminopimelate epimerase, giving the protein MHFHFSKMHGLGNDFMVVDCITQNIFFSPDLIRRLADRHTGVGFDQLLVVEAPYDPETDFHYRIFNADGSEVEQCGNGARCFARFVRMKGLTNKYSINVSTKKGKMVLKIEENDLITVNMGIPEFEPGKIPFKAKQPEKTYILRTDVHTLFCGAVSMGNPHVVTVVDDVDTADVDTLGPLLESHERFPERVNAGFMQVVNREEVRLRVYERGAGETKACGSGACGAVAVGITQGLLAENVKVRLPGGDLHISWQGPGKPLFMTGPATHVFDGQLSC; this is encoded by the coding sequence ATGCACTTCCACTTTTCTAAAATGCATGGTTTGGGCAATGATTTCATGGTCGTGGACTGCATTACTCAAAATATTTTCTTTTCTCCAGATTTGATCCGTCGTTTGGCGGATCGACACACTGGTGTGGGCTTTGATCAGCTACTTGTGGTTGAGGCTCCCTATGATCCAGAAACTGATTTTCATTACCGCATATTCAATGCGGATGGCAGTGAAGTGGAGCAGTGTGGCAATGGCGCTCGTTGTTTTGCACGATTCGTACGCATGAAAGGCTTAACGAATAAGTACAGCATTAACGTGAGTACCAAGAAAGGCAAAATGGTTCTCAAGATTGAAGAGAATGACCTGATCACAGTCAACATGGGCATTCCTGAGTTCGAACCAGGTAAGATTCCATTCAAGGCCAAGCAGCCAGAGAAGACCTATATTCTGAGAACGGATGTACACACCTTGTTCTGTGGTGCGGTGAGCATGGGTAACCCACATGTGGTGACTGTTGTTGATGATGTTGACACAGCGGATGTAGATACCTTAGGCCCGCTTCTTGAATCACATGAACGTTTCCCTGAGCGTGTTAATGCTGGCTTTATGCAGGTGGTTAACCGTGAAGAGGTTCGCTTACGTGTTTATGAGCGTGGTGCTGGCGAAACTAAAGCGTGTGGCAGCGGTGCATGTGGCGCGGTTGCGGTAGGTATTACCCAAGGCTTATTGGCTGAGAATGTGAAAGTTCGTCTACCTGGCGGTGACTTGCACATCAGTTGGCAAGGTCCGGGTAAACCTCTGTTTATGACCGGCCCTGCAACGCATGTGTTTGATGGTCAACTTTCTTGCTAA
- a CDS encoding tRNA-uridine aminocarboxypropyltransferase has translation MSNQQACSGCGFTHQCICHRIPSTESQTHVVLLTHENELSRDTNTGKLLQQSLEQCESFVWQRKTPPAELMTLLEDETRQPFLLFPSDESVECQQAVLNKANDREPLFIILDGTWQEAKKMLNKSPWLQSIPQVHLDIASESSYTLRRNQDSGHLCTCEVGVELLKTLGEEEPARLINDYYQHYLKVFQADKSGHALK, from the coding sequence ATGAGTAATCAACAAGCTTGCAGTGGTTGTGGCTTCACTCACCAGTGTATTTGTCATCGAATACCGAGTACCGAAAGCCAAACCCATGTTGTGTTGCTCACTCATGAGAATGAATTGTCACGCGACACCAATACTGGAAAGCTGCTGCAACAATCGCTTGAGCAGTGCGAGTCGTTCGTGTGGCAAAGAAAAACGCCACCAGCCGAGTTGATGACATTACTTGAAGATGAGACGCGACAGCCTTTTCTATTATTCCCAAGTGATGAAAGCGTGGAATGTCAGCAAGCAGTATTGAACAAAGCTAATGACCGAGAACCGTTATTCATTATCTTGGATGGCACCTGGCAAGAAGCGAAGAAGATGCTCAACAAGAGCCCTTGGTTACAATCCATTCCACAGGTTCATCTCGATATTGCCAGCGAATCTTCGTATACCTTGCGCCGTAACCAAGACAGTGGTCACCTGTGCACGTGTGAGGTGGGTGTCGAGCTACTCAAAACATTAGGTGAAGAGGAACCCGCGAGATTGATTAACGATTACTATCAGCACTATCTCAAGGTATTCCAAGCCGACAAGAGTGGTCACGCGCTCAAATAG
- a CDS encoding bifunctional diguanylate cyclase/phosphodiesterase — translation MQTFTFLSNTEELFKSQFDLREWCDSKQYLIQIFSAQSSDIARRIANVALNRLNSATLIGQSARHVICDNCLESACTLVIISEFNETHLTSAVQPFTGNPNQDSQALASQLGLTKDTKTVISLCDQVEGRDYPIYSAFENLPYALPVAGGLCHENEFGRWVMHNEQTYQHACVAVALTNPRLKVWSDAYSEWNPIGMKLRVTHAVGNHLYALNDKPAIEVFKHYLADGKDLPFSQLMSFPLYRELGRKKGISTPLRINDDGSIEFDSPWQVGEEAQFCYNHPSLTAEKVRHGAEMLAMHQPESVIIYNCVSRLEFIDSKIELKPFEGIVNTCGAYCMGELYRNEDRQDILHHSLTYIAMRESDEINEFRCEDFKCDSTVSPLLNLVRNAVADLDSMNTQMEKKLHQQARRLTESYRIDSRTGLPNRIVLKERLNTILFSEHLLTLKLTNFHQVNEKYGYQVGDQLLLDLSNHFIERLQLRVVKESKVKVELFSIGVGEWAIIFNASVDSSKIKERFAVFADDIEHINFEPYGLTDIDYLSVSLCGGFASRCDFLTDSGDEILLKAIEARRYGVRNNTHITNAKDIQVSEEDRKEQLGWLSCVSRAILDQNIITYSQPIVASGTHEMIGQECLVRIMESDGTIVPPGKFLPMIADTHLYTRLSRHMIKNTIGYMADKQSSFSINLSPQDLLSDKTLEVLETAISGMNDPTRLGLEVLESEQIRDYGRMIEVCDHFRSLGARIIVDDFGSGYSNIDEIIKLEPQIIKLDGSLIRNIDKDQKQRNIASQLVRLCQVFNAKTVAEFVHNQQVCEIAEEMGVDYLQGYYFGEPKRLF, via the coding sequence ATGCAAACATTTACATTTCTCTCAAATACTGAGGAGTTATTTAAATCTCAATTTGACCTGCGAGAGTGGTGTGACAGCAAACAGTACCTTATTCAAATTTTCTCCGCTCAATCCTCAGATATAGCTCGTCGAATCGCGAATGTTGCTCTTAATCGTTTAAACAGTGCGACGTTAATCGGCCAGAGTGCTCGTCATGTTATCTGTGATAACTGTCTTGAGAGTGCCTGTACCTTAGTCATCATCAGTGAGTTCAACGAAACCCATTTAACCTCAGCGGTTCAGCCTTTTACGGGCAACCCAAATCAAGACAGCCAAGCGCTTGCCTCTCAGCTAGGCCTTACCAAAGATACTAAAACGGTTATCAGCCTGTGTGATCAGGTAGAAGGTCGTGATTATCCTATCTATAGCGCCTTCGAAAACTTGCCTTATGCGTTACCGGTCGCTGGTGGACTGTGTCATGAGAACGAGTTTGGCCGTTGGGTTATGCATAACGAGCAAACCTATCAGCACGCCTGTGTTGCGGTGGCTTTGACCAACCCAAGGTTGAAGGTGTGGTCAGACGCGTATTCTGAGTGGAATCCAATCGGGATGAAGCTGCGCGTGACTCATGCGGTGGGGAATCACCTGTATGCGCTCAACGACAAGCCTGCGATTGAGGTGTTCAAACATTACCTCGCCGATGGCAAAGACCTTCCTTTCAGCCAGCTGATGAGCTTTCCGCTGTATCGAGAACTTGGTCGAAAGAAGGGTATCTCGACACCTCTTCGTATCAATGATGACGGCAGCATTGAATTTGATAGCCCTTGGCAAGTCGGAGAAGAGGCGCAGTTCTGCTATAACCACCCCTCTTTGACCGCTGAAAAAGTGCGTCATGGCGCTGAGATGCTTGCCATGCATCAGCCTGAATCTGTGATCATTTATAACTGTGTCTCTCGCCTTGAGTTCATCGACAGTAAGATCGAGCTGAAACCATTTGAAGGGATTGTGAACACGTGCGGTGCTTACTGCATGGGTGAGCTATACCGCAATGAAGATCGCCAAGATATCTTGCATCACAGTCTCACCTACATTGCGATGAGAGAATCGGACGAGATTAATGAATTTCGTTGTGAAGACTTTAAATGTGATTCCACGGTATCACCGCTGCTTAATCTTGTAAGAAATGCAGTAGCCGATCTCGATAGCATGAATACTCAGATGGAAAAGAAGCTCCATCAACAAGCTCGCCGTTTAACCGAGAGCTATCGTATTGACTCCCGTACTGGGCTACCGAATCGAATCGTATTGAAAGAGCGCCTTAATACGATTCTGTTCAGTGAACATCTGCTGACCTTAAAGCTAACTAACTTCCATCAGGTTAATGAGAAGTATGGTTATCAAGTAGGGGATCAGCTACTACTCGACCTGTCTAATCACTTTATCGAGCGATTACAGCTTCGTGTGGTTAAAGAGTCTAAGGTCAAGGTAGAGCTGTTCAGTATTGGGGTTGGTGAGTGGGCGATCATCTTTAACGCAAGTGTTGATAGCTCTAAGATAAAAGAGCGTTTCGCTGTGTTTGCGGATGACATCGAACACATCAACTTTGAGCCGTATGGCTTAACCGATATTGATTACCTGTCGGTTTCATTGTGCGGTGGTTTTGCCAGTCGCTGTGATTTCTTAACCGACAGCGGTGATGAGATCTTACTGAAAGCGATTGAAGCTCGACGCTATGGGGTGCGAAATAACACCCACATCACCAATGCCAAAGACATTCAGGTGAGTGAAGAAGACCGCAAAGAGCAACTCGGTTGGCTGAGTTGTGTAAGTCGCGCGATCTTAGATCAGAACATCATCACTTACTCACAACCTATCGTGGCATCGGGAACCCATGAAATGATTGGCCAAGAGTGCTTGGTCAGAATCATGGAATCTGACGGGACGATTGTGCCGCCAGGTAAGTTCCTACCTATGATTGCCGACACGCACCTCTACACTCGTCTTAGCCGACACATGATTAAGAACACCATAGGTTACATGGCAGATAAGCAGAGCTCGTTTTCCATCAACCTATCACCACAAGATTTACTGAGCGATAAGACGCTCGAAGTTCTTGAGACTGCAATTAGTGGGATGAACGATCCCACCCGACTGGGTCTAGAGGTACTCGAGTCTGAGCAGATTCGAGATTACGGCCGTATGATTGAGGTGTGTGACCACTTCCGTTCGTTAGGTGCAAGAATCATCGTTGATGACTTTGGTTCTGGCTATTCCAATATTGATGAAATTATTAAGCTCGAACCGCAGATCATTAAGCTCGATGGTAGTTTGATTCGCAACATCGACAAAGACCAAAAGCAGAGGAACATTGCTTCTCAGTTGGTTCGTTTGTGCCAAGTGTTCAACGCCAAAACGGTTGCTGAGTTTGTCCATAACCAGCAGGTTTGTGAGATAGCAGAGGAGATGGGTGTCGATTACCTGCAAGGTTATTACTTTGGTGAGCCTAAGCGACTGTTTTAG
- a CDS encoding DUF484 family protein has protein sequence MSYVEADALTAEVVAEYLRDNPGFFQDRKDLVDRLAINNVEQGAVSLVEIQLKRQRHRIEELEEEITGLMSLAANNDKTFYEFMDLQAQVLKCSDFMQVIKAVEQKALDLGLKAHVRILSQSGFYQLSAEGYSKFSLNHFNGKDAYLGRLRKADRHDLFGDFQVPELGSYVVLPLAKQSPLGLLAFSSEDGGHFQPHMDTLFLRHLALVVAHLADTLPWQINNEPRAQNTSS, from the coding sequence TTGTCTTACGTTGAAGCCGACGCACTCACCGCAGAAGTGGTCGCGGAATATTTACGTGATAACCCAGGTTTTTTCCAAGACAGAAAAGATTTGGTTGATCGCCTTGCTATCAATAACGTTGAGCAGGGCGCTGTTTCTCTGGTTGAGATTCAACTTAAACGCCAACGTCATCGAATCGAAGAGCTCGAAGAAGAGATCACTGGCTTGATGTCGCTGGCGGCGAATAACGATAAAACCTTTTATGAGTTTATGGATCTGCAAGCCCAAGTGCTGAAATGCAGCGACTTCATGCAGGTGATTAAGGCCGTTGAACAGAAAGCATTAGACCTTGGGCTTAAAGCGCATGTTCGAATTCTTTCTCAATCCGGTTTTTATCAACTGAGTGCCGAGGGTTATTCGAAGTTTTCGCTTAACCATTTTAATGGCAAAGATGCTTATCTAGGACGCCTGAGAAAAGCCGATAGACACGATTTGTTTGGTGATTTTCAGGTTCCAGAGCTAGGCTCTTATGTAGTACTTCCACTTGCTAAGCAGTCTCCATTGGGTTTGCTCGCTTTCTCTAGTGAAGATGGCGGACATTTCCAACCTCATATGGATACGCTCTTTTTACGCCATTTAGCGCTTGTTGTTGCTCACTTGGCGGACACCTTACCTTGGCAGATAAATAATGAGCCTAGAGCCCAAAATACCTCTTCCTAA
- a CDS encoding bifunctional diguanylate cyclase/phosphodiesterase, protein MQSTSLLIQDIEQTQRELEKIDFHQHEKLLIQVFSSFEKGAVLAACQVIQSTFPNAKLIGCSANHYISQGVILHQGLYLIVTRFEATSYTCGVVEYSEDPQADSQAMWQQLECDESTQSVICFADRLQINDRALFATFEQSRYSLPICGGASTITDNGRWVMLDGICYENAYVMVALHSVELAITKGYYTEWNPIGRTFRVTGARGNRLAELDGMPVRDLYNRYLADGLEVPFEQLHNFPLMVGDPKAQNIHLPLKVMECGDIEFSGQFQVGEEVRFCYDHPSLTLEQIRLGVQQIASHKPEQFFIYNCTSRIDFIDGNQEVEVFQKLADTYGVYCMGELFQDSDQQRILHHSLTYLALREGEGKAVQPLEIQPATNISPLFSLIRNALLDVDDMNNSMASKIQQQATALTASYRIDRRTGLPNRSVLREKLSKMSADSHLLALKVTTFGQINEKYGYRVGDKLLHDLSEYFQKALWQFFDKGCQLYSIGIGEWAVVFDSWASQEHIHQRFSEFADQTEHVNFEPTGLPDIDYLSVSICAGVASRRDFPDTSIDDLLLKAIEARRSAVSQNKHLVSAKTLIQLEKHRQEQLGWLSCVSRAVLNQNIVACSQPIVSAHSHQIESYECLVRIEEDGQLIAPGKFLPIIEGTHLYTRLSRQMITRTFDFMSQRTDSFSINLAPQDFNNEKTILHLEQAIKQISHPQRIGLEVLETEQIQDYGRLIEVCNHFRDLGVNIIVDDFGSGYSNIDEILKLEPQVIKLDGSLIRNIDQDKKQRKIAQQLVSLCQILNAKTVAEFVHNEQICRIAEDMGVDYLQGYYFGEPKRLF, encoded by the coding sequence ATGCAGTCGACCTCTCTCCTGATACAAGACATAGAACAAACCCAACGTGAATTGGAAAAGATAGATTTTCATCAACATGAAAAGCTACTGATTCAGGTGTTTTCGTCTTTCGAGAAAGGTGCGGTTTTGGCTGCCTGCCAAGTGATTCAATCGACTTTCCCTAATGCCAAACTGATTGGTTGTAGTGCTAACCACTACATCAGCCAAGGTGTCATTCTCCATCAAGGTCTGTACCTCATTGTCACTCGCTTTGAGGCGACGTCTTACACCTGTGGCGTTGTCGAATACAGCGAAGACCCACAAGCTGATAGCCAAGCGATGTGGCAGCAGCTTGAATGTGACGAGAGTACGCAAAGCGTTATTTGCTTTGCTGATCGCTTACAGATCAATGACCGAGCACTGTTTGCCACGTTTGAGCAATCGAGATATTCATTGCCTATCTGTGGCGGAGCATCGACCATTACAGATAATGGTCGGTGGGTGATGCTCGATGGTATCTGTTATGAAAATGCTTATGTGATGGTGGCGCTGCACAGCGTTGAACTGGCCATTACCAAGGGTTATTACACCGAGTGGAATCCAATTGGACGAACCTTTCGAGTCACAGGGGCTCGAGGTAACCGGTTAGCGGAATTGGACGGGATGCCTGTTCGTGATCTCTATAACCGTTATTTGGCCGATGGCCTCGAAGTGCCTTTTGAGCAATTGCATAACTTCCCCTTAATGGTGGGTGACCCCAAAGCGCAAAATATTCATTTACCACTCAAGGTCATGGAGTGCGGAGACATAGAATTCAGCGGTCAATTCCAGGTGGGTGAAGAGGTTCGATTCTGTTATGACCATCCTTCGCTGACCTTGGAACAAATTCGACTTGGCGTTCAACAGATTGCTTCTCATAAGCCAGAGCAGTTCTTCATCTATAACTGTACTTCTCGCATCGATTTTATTGATGGCAACCAAGAGGTGGAGGTTTTCCAGAAACTGGCCGACACCTATGGCGTGTACTGCATGGGAGAGCTCTTCCAAGATAGTGACCAACAACGAATTTTGCACCATAGCTTGACGTATCTCGCGCTCAGAGAAGGTGAAGGTAAGGCTGTGCAACCATTAGAGATACAGCCCGCGACCAATATCTCTCCTCTATTTTCACTAATTCGTAATGCTTTGCTCGATGTCGATGACATGAACAACAGCATGGCCAGTAAGATTCAACAACAAGCCACTGCATTAACAGCAAGCTACCGAATTGACCGCCGTACTGGTTTACCCAATCGAAGTGTATTGCGGGAGAAGCTGTCGAAGATGAGTGCGGATAGTCACTTGTTGGCTTTGAAGGTGACGACATTTGGTCAGATCAATGAGAAGTATGGCTATCGCGTCGGTGACAAACTGCTGCATGATTTGAGCGAGTACTTTCAAAAAGCACTATGGCAGTTCTTTGATAAAGGGTGTCAGCTTTATAGCATCGGTATTGGTGAGTGGGCGGTGGTGTTTGATAGCTGGGCAAGCCAAGAACATATTCATCAACGCTTCTCGGAATTTGCCGATCAAACCGAGCATGTGAACTTCGAACCTACCGGATTACCCGATATTGATTACCTGTCGGTGTCTATCTGTGCGGGTGTTGCGAGTCGTCGAGATTTCCCTGATACCTCGATAGATGACTTATTGCTAAAGGCGATTGAAGCGCGTCGCAGTGCTGTGAGTCAGAACAAACATTTAGTGAGTGCCAAGACGCTCATTCAACTAGAAAAACATCGTCAAGAACAGTTGGGTTGGTTGTCGTGTGTCAGCCGCGCAGTGCTTAATCAAAACATTGTCGCGTGTTCTCAGCCAATAGTCTCGGCACACAGTCATCAGATAGAGAGCTATGAATGCTTGGTTCGAATCGAAGAAGACGGCCAGTTGATTGCTCCGGGTAAGTTCTTACCCATCATTGAAGGCACTCATCTCTATACTCGCTTAAGCCGCCAGATGATAACGCGTACCTTTGATTTTATGAGTCAGCGAACCGATTCGTTCTCAATCAACTTGGCGCCTCAAGATTTCAACAATGAGAAAACCATCCTTCATCTTGAGCAGGCGATCAAGCAAATTAGTCACCCACAACGCATTGGTTTAGAGGTGTTGGAAACGGAGCAAATTCAAGACTACGGTCGCTTGATTGAGGTGTGTAACCATTTCCGCGACCTTGGCGTGAATATTATTGTGGATGACTTTGGTTCAGGTTATTCGAACATTGATGAGATATTGAAGTTAGAACCTCAGGTGATCAAGTTAGATGGCAGCCTGATTCGAAATATCGACCAAGATAAGAAGCAGCGAAAGATAGCCCAGCAGTTGGTGAGTCTATGTCAGATTCTGAATGCTAAGACGGTGGCGGAGTTTGTTCATAACGAGCAAATATGTCGAATCGCAGAGGATATGGGTGTTGATTATCTGCAAGGCTATTATTTTGGAGAACCCAAACGCCTATTTTGA
- the yigB gene encoding 5-amino-6-(5-phospho-D-ribitylamino)uracil phosphatase YigB, whose protein sequence is MRIYRGLKPIKAMTFDLDDTLYDNWPVIMKVEKEMAQWLYQKHPVSASLSLEEWQGIKQQVASDNPMLKHDVTVWRETQIKVGLLQLGYSQQQAEQAAREGIEHALWLRNQVDVPQETHRVMAELSQRIPLVAITNGNVDPHKIGLGQYFQLVLKAGPDGRAKPYPDMFDKAQQYLGFDANNILHVGDHLRTDVYGAKKNGFQACWFNDTGSNLYLSSKASVLPDVEIEQLSDFMRLI, encoded by the coding sequence ATGCGAATTTATCGAGGCTTAAAGCCGATCAAAGCCATGACCTTTGACTTGGATGACACCCTGTACGACAACTGGCCTGTGATCATGAAGGTTGAGAAAGAGATGGCGCAGTGGCTTTATCAAAAGCATCCAGTGTCGGCCTCTTTATCACTCGAAGAGTGGCAGGGCATAAAGCAGCAGGTCGCATCCGATAATCCAATGCTAAAGCACGATGTCACCGTGTGGCGTGAAACGCAGATAAAGGTCGGGTTACTGCAGTTGGGTTATTCACAGCAGCAAGCTGAACAGGCGGCTCGTGAAGGTATCGAACATGCCTTATGGCTGCGCAATCAAGTCGATGTTCCTCAAGAAACACATCGAGTGATGGCAGAGCTTAGCCAACGCATTCCCTTGGTAGCGATTACCAATGGCAATGTAGACCCGCATAAAATTGGCTTAGGGCAGTACTTCCAATTAGTCCTTAAAGCGGGCCCTGATGGCAGAGCCAAACCCTACCCAGATATGTTTGATAAAGCGCAGCAATACCTAGGTTTTGATGCGAATAACATTCTTCATGTGGGTGATCACCTGCGAACCGATGTCTACGGAGCCAAGAAAAACGGCTTCCAAGCATGCTGGTTTAATGACACTGGTTCCAATTTATACCTCTCTTCGAAGGCGAGTGTGCTTCCTGATGTTGAAATAGAGCAACTTAGCGATTTTATGCGACTAATTTAA
- the lptM gene encoding LPS translocon maturation chaperone LptM has protein sequence MKKLITALFMVSVIGLSGCGQTGPLYDPDEVQQTEQSQ, from the coding sequence ATGAAAAAATTAATTACCGCTCTGTTTATGGTGTCCGTTATTGGACTTTCTGGTTGTGGTCAAACGGGTCCGTTATACGATCCTGATGAAGTTCAGCAGACTGAACAATCACAATAA